In one Streptomyces sp. NBC_01288 genomic region, the following are encoded:
- a CDS encoding PIN domain nuclease → MSPAAYLIDTSALVRILKLPARTLWEKPLAEGLIARCPLTEIEFLYSAKNAEDRAALVDDLDTLFCWTPLDDRAVTRAWDVQRELTEKGRHRSAGAVDLLVAATAELQGLTVLHYDNDFETIASVTGQSTQWLAPPGNL, encoded by the coding sequence CGCCCTGGTCCGCATCCTGAAACTGCCGGCGCGGACCCTGTGGGAAAAGCCCTTGGCGGAGGGCCTGATCGCCCGCTGCCCACTCACCGAGATCGAGTTCCTGTACAGCGCCAAGAACGCCGAGGACCGGGCCGCCTTGGTCGACGACCTCGATACGCTTTTCTGCTGGACTCCCCTGGACGACCGGGCCGTGACCCGAGCATGGGACGTGCAACGGGAACTCACCGAGAAGGGGCGGCACCGGTCCGCGGGCGCGGTCGACCTGCTCGTCGCCGCGACCGCCGAACTCCAGGGGCTGACCGTGCTGCACTACGACAACGACTTCGAGACCATCGCCTCGGTCACCGGACAGTCGACCCAGTGGTTGGCACCCCCGGGCAATCTCTGA
- a CDS encoding GH1 family beta-glucosidase, with the protein MPDLTPLPFPPAFLWGAATSAYQIEGAVREGGRTPSIWDTFSHTPGRTAGGDHADVTVDHYHRYRDDVALMADLGLTAYRFSVSWPRVQPTGRGPAVQVGLDFYRRLVDELLAHGIKPALTLYHWDLPQELEDAGGWPERDTAYRFAEYAQIVGEALGDRVERWTTLNEPWCSAFLGYGSGVHAPGRTDAGASLRAAHHLNLAHGLATSALRTSMPAGNSVAVSLNSAVVRPASLSPADMAATRKIDDLANGVFHGPMLHGSYPQSLFEATRSVTDWSYVRDGDLTLIHQPLDALGLNYYTPALVEAAESAPAGPRADGHGLSAYSPWPGADDVAFLQTPGERTEMGWTIDPTGLYDLIMRYAREAPGLPLYVTENGAAYDDKPDPEGNVHDPERIAYLHGHLSAVRRAITDGADVRGYYLWSLMDNFEWAYGYGKRFGAVYVDYATLARTPKSSARWYGEAARTGALPSVPGV; encoded by the coding sequence ATGCCCGACCTGACACCCCTGCCCTTTCCCCCTGCCTTCCTGTGGGGAGCCGCGACCTCCGCCTACCAGATCGAGGGGGCGGTGCGGGAGGGCGGCCGTACGCCGTCGATCTGGGACACGTTCAGTCATACGCCGGGCCGTACGGCGGGCGGTGATCACGCCGACGTCACTGTCGACCACTACCACCGCTACCGCGACGACGTGGCGCTGATGGCGGACCTGGGCCTGACGGCGTACCGCTTCTCGGTCTCGTGGCCGCGGGTGCAGCCGACCGGCCGGGGCCCGGCGGTCCAGGTGGGCCTGGACTTCTACCGCCGCCTGGTCGACGAGTTGCTCGCGCACGGCATCAAGCCGGCGCTGACCCTCTACCACTGGGATCTGCCGCAGGAGTTGGAGGACGCGGGCGGCTGGCCGGAGCGCGACACGGCGTACCGGTTCGCCGAGTACGCGCAGATCGTGGGCGAGGCGCTGGGCGACCGCGTAGAGCGGTGGACCACGCTCAACGAGCCCTGGTGCAGCGCGTTCCTGGGCTACGGCTCGGGGGTGCACGCGCCGGGCCGTACGGACGCGGGCGCTTCGCTTCGGGCGGCCCATCACCTCAACCTGGCGCACGGGCTGGCGACTTCGGCGCTGCGCACGTCGATGCCGGCGGGGAACTCCGTGGCGGTGAGCCTCAACTCCGCGGTGGTCAGGCCCGCTTCACTGTCCCCGGCGGACATGGCGGCGACCCGGAAGATCGACGACCTGGCCAACGGGGTGTTCCACGGGCCGATGCTGCACGGCTCGTATCCGCAGTCCCTCTTCGAGGCGACGAGGTCGGTCACGGACTGGTCGTACGTCCGGGACGGCGACCTGACGCTCATTCACCAGCCGCTGGACGCACTGGGGTTGAACTACTACACACCGGCACTGGTGGAGGCGGCGGAGTCGGCCCCGGCGGGTCCGCGGGCCGACGGCCACGGCCTGAGCGCGTACTCCCCCTGGCCGGGCGCGGACGACGTGGCGTTCCTCCAGACCCCGGGCGAGCGCACGGAGATGGGCTGGACGATCGACCCGACGGGCCTCTACGACCTGATCATGCGCTACGCCAGGGAGGCCCCTGGCCTGCCGTTGTATGTGACCGAGAACGGCGCGGCCTACGACGACAAGCCCGACCCCGAGGGCAACGTCCACGACCCGGAGCGGATCGCCTACCTCCACGGCCACCTGTCGGCGGTGCGGCGCGCGATCACGGACGGCGCGGACGTGCGCGGCTACTACCTGTGGTCCCTGATGGACAACTTCGAGTGGGCGTACGGCTACGGGAAGCGCTTCGGGGCGGTGTACGTGGACTACGCGACGCTGGCGCGCACGCCGAAGTCGAGCGCGCGGTGGTACGGCGAGGCGGCTCGGACGGGGGCGCTGCCTTCGGTGCCGGGGGTCTGA
- a CDS encoding LacI family DNA-binding transcriptional regulator — protein sequence MSPAEQPPPRADVRRPTLNAVAALAGVGRGTVSRVINGSPKVSAPTRAAVERAIDELGYVPNPAARSLATRRTDSVAVLVPEGEDRLFSEPYFSGIIRGVSAQLAIAQMQLLLVLTPDEKEYARLATYLSAHRVDGVLILAVHSGDTLPDRLHELAVPTVLAGRRGHGEPLGHVRADNNGGARIAVEHLLAKGRRAIATITGPLDMDAAQARLDGYREALESAGLTVDEDLIAYGDFREEGGRAAMRELLRRRPGLDAVFAASDVMASGAVLELRASDRRVPDDVAVVGFDDSIVARHIDPPLTSVRQPLEEMGRTMASLLLDEIARRGGAHRHEVGGDHRQVVLPTRLVVRESA from the coding sequence ATGAGCCCTGCCGAACAGCCGCCCCCGCGCGCGGACGTCCGGCGCCCGACGCTCAACGCCGTGGCCGCGCTCGCCGGCGTCGGCCGCGGCACGGTCTCCCGGGTCATCAACGGCTCCCCCAAGGTGAGCGCCCCCACCCGCGCGGCCGTGGAGCGGGCGATCGACGAACTCGGCTACGTCCCCAACCCCGCCGCCCGCTCCCTGGCCACCCGCCGTACCGACTCGGTCGCCGTGCTCGTCCCCGAGGGCGAGGACCGGCTCTTCTCCGAGCCCTACTTCTCGGGGATCATCCGCGGCGTGTCCGCTCAACTCGCCATCGCGCAGATGCAGTTGCTGCTGGTACTGACACCGGACGAGAAGGAGTACGCGCGGCTGGCCACCTACCTGTCGGCACACCGGGTGGACGGCGTGCTGATCCTCGCGGTCCACAGCGGCGACACGCTGCCCGACCGGCTGCACGAACTCGCCGTGCCGACCGTGCTCGCCGGCCGGCGCGGCCACGGGGAGCCCCTGGGGCACGTCCGCGCGGACAACAACGGCGGTGCCAGGATCGCGGTCGAGCACCTGCTGGCCAAGGGCCGCCGGGCCATCGCCACCATCACGGGCCCCCTGGACATGGACGCCGCCCAGGCCCGACTCGACGGCTACCGCGAGGCGTTGGAGAGCGCGGGCCTCACCGTCGACGAGGACCTGATCGCGTACGGCGACTTCCGCGAGGAGGGCGGACGCGCGGCCATGCGGGAGCTGCTGCGCCGGCGACCCGGGCTCGACGCCGTCTTCGCCGCGTCCGACGTGATGGCGTCGGGTGCCGTGCTGGAACTACGCGCGTCGGACCGACGGGTGCCTGATGACGTGGCCGTCGTCGGCTTCGACGACTCGATCGTGGCCCGGCACATCGATCCCCCGCTGACCAGCGTCCGCCAGCCGCTGGAGGAGATGGGCCGCACCATGGCGAGCCTTCTGCTGGACGAGATCGCCCGACGCGGGGGCGCTCACCGCCACGAGGTCGGCGGCGATCACCGCCAAGTGGTCCTGCCGACGCGGCTGGTGGTACGGGAGTCGGCCTGA